A section of the Arcobacter roscoffensis genome encodes:
- a CDS encoding alpha-2,8-polysialyltransferase family protein gives MYLNLFIVESPLQLLSAYEAINYFGIKKYKILIRLSNSKENDNQILKLLKCLKVKDMSYVFSLNAKNKTLLDYLKITFFKMLFFYLNKRVKKLFLGNFESGFMKILMKNINKKKIILLDDGAKSIVIQSKFNNMNNFDFFTFFDLDPLEGQQIYSNSFSMLKNKIKNKEKANFVLFLGTKLSELDIVSEEYYIRCIKEIAIYYIKTKIIYIPHREENKNKLKLLEKNISNLKIKKIDYPVELFGLNESFIPQVVASFYSTALFTMNKIYCCNSNAFKFDYEKSIYKESIDKVYHDYANKIKVLELNSVN, from the coding sequence ATGTACTTAAATTTATTTATAGTTGAGTCACCTTTACAACTTTTAAGTGCATATGAAGCAATCAATTATTTTGGTATTAAAAAGTATAAGATATTAATTAGGTTGTCAAATAGTAAGGAAAATGATAATCAAATTTTAAAATTATTAAAGTGTCTTAAAGTTAAGGATATGTCTTATGTTTTTTCTTTAAATGCAAAGAATAAAACGTTATTAGATTACTTGAAAATTACTTTTTTTAAAATGCTCTTTTTTTATTTGAATAAAAGAGTAAAAAAACTATTCTTAGGTAATTTTGAATCAGGTTTTATGAAGATATTAATGAAAAATATAAATAAGAAAAAAATAATTTTACTTGATGATGGGGCTAAATCTATTGTAATACAATCAAAATTTAACAATATGAATAATTTTGATTTTTTTACTTTTTTTGATCTAGATCCATTAGAAGGTCAACAAATATATAGTAATAGTTTTTCGATGTTAAAAAATAAAATCAAAAATAAAGAAAAAGCTAACTTTGTATTATTTTTAGGAACAAAATTAAGTGAATTGGATATTGTTTCTGAAGAATATTATATTAGATGTATTAAAGAGATTGCTATTTATTATATAAAAACTAAAATAATATATATACCTCATAGAGAAGAGAATAAGAATAAGTTAAAGTTACTAGAAAAAAATATTTCTAATCTAAAGATAAAAAAGATAGATTATCCTGTAGAATTATTTGGTTTAAATGAATCTTTTATCCCTCAAGTAGTAGCATCTTTTTATTCAACAGCACTTTTTACAATGAATAAAATCTATTGCTGTAATAGTAATGCTTTTAAGTTTGATTATGAAAAATCTATATATAAAGAATCTATAGATAAAGTTTATCACGACTATGCTAATAAAATTAAAGTTTTGGAATTAAATAGTGTTAATTAA
- a CDS encoding oligosaccharide flippase family protein, whose amino-acid sequence MLIKKSFQYLILSMFLSLIPFFAVPFYTHYLTSEALGTFSIYQSFFLIIGAFIGLESYRSFEMLFFKEPDNISKILSNILFITFFCTFVFLFFMYFFSLFTEIDIDFYFLLFLPILCFSTQLYNIVLSHYRNIGNFKLFSFFEITKYTSNYLLTIILVIKGYSWEALVYGLIFSNILVLVFSLIVFSINYEISLKSVDKNTILRILKISVPFVPYLLGGIIVTVSDRFLVDFLLSRESVGILLVGVTFASGIKILSNSIIKAWSPFFYKEMNNITDKSKSNIVKYSYLYFITLCILSIIYIFFICYFYPYLVDNEYLNSISIFFWMSFAFFLRGIKQIFGLYLIHAERTNYVMMDFLISILSNIFFSYLLIIYIGLDGAAIGTFCSFLLASIWYIYISQKIVKMPWLKVLNNWRDK is encoded by the coding sequence GTGTTAATTAAAAAAAGTTTTCAATACCTTATACTTTCAATGTTTCTTTCATTGATTCCTTTTTTTGCTGTTCCTTTTTATACTCATTACTTAACGAGTGAAGCTTTAGGTACTTTTTCTATTTATCAATCTTTTTTTTTAATAATCGGAGCATTTATTGGTTTAGAAAGCTATAGAAGTTTTGAAATGTTGTTCTTTAAAGAACCTGATAATATTTCTAAAATATTGTCAAATATACTATTTATCACATTCTTCTGTACTTTTGTTTTTCTTTTTTTTATGTATTTTTTCAGTCTTTTTACAGAAATAGATATTGACTTTTATTTTTTGCTTTTTTTACCTATATTGTGTTTTTCTACACAGTTATATAATATAGTCTTATCTCACTATCGTAATATTGGTAATTTTAAATTATTTTCCTTTTTTGAGATAACTAAATATACTTCAAATTATTTATTAACTATAATACTTGTTATAAAAGGTTACTCTTGGGAAGCATTGGTTTATGGACTGATATTTTCTAATATTTTAGTTTTAGTTTTTTCATTAATTGTATTTTCTATTAATTATGAAATTTCTCTTAAAAGTGTTGATAAAAATACAATTTTAAGAATTCTTAAAATATCAGTTCCTTTTGTGCCATACTTATTAGGCGGGATAATTGTTACAGTAAGTGATAGATTTTTAGTAGATTTTTTGCTTTCAAGAGAAAGTGTAGGTATATTACTTGTTGGTGTTACATTTGCATCGGGCATAAAAATATTAAGTAACTCAATTATTAAAGCATGGAGCCCTTTCTTTTATAAAGAAATGAACAATATTACTGATAAATCAAAAAGTAATATTGTAAAATATTCATATTTATATTTTATAACTTTATGTATTTTATCTATTATATATATTTTTTTCATATGTTATTTTTATCCATATTTAGTTGATAATGAATATTTAAATTCCATTTCGATATTTTTTTGGATGAGTTTTGCTTTTTTCTTACGTGGAATAAAACAGATTTTCGGTTTATACTTAATTCATGCTGAAAGAACAAATTATGTTATGATGGATTTTTTAATAAGTATTCTTTCTAACATTTTTTTTAGCTACTTATTGATAATATATATAGGACTTGATGGTGCAGCAATTGGTACATTTTGCTCTTTTTTACTAGCCTCAATTTGGTATATTTATATAAGTCAAAAAATAGTAAAAATGCCTTGGTTAAAAGTTTTAAATAATTGGAGAGATAAATAA
- a CDS encoding glycosyltransferase, producing the protein MPFLMVDKMDTTGKGILIFKHLEIKLLEKMPKEIISKLKSKYILGMYFGSFYKLEEDLTYIDFYLAEDNVLKIENSTMPRINLNGYNFIGKDFEIKENVLEKYYDLIFIGNVSRNKNLIKVIDTINKLIKKDVNIKVLIVNRSLSGVYNKILKYFIYRKLNSINSLDKKNITYIEINNPKGYQLSKKLIKDLMLQSKGLIIASKYEGAARVVAEAQLLGLNILSYEKMKGATNNHLSEYDILFNDFNNLENKILDFINNYDSFYSKKDIDYSKIYLEKYNRIKLCENISEVCNINSSVLLKSIEHISLYNSISSHSAILPRKYVSNPQNDEISDHLTMYSLLCYLTSNKSKLSYLLYFKNVDILNKCLNPFLKILRKILY; encoded by the coding sequence ATGCCTTTTTTAATGGTTGATAAAATGGATACAACAGGTAAAGGAATCTTAATTTTTAAACATTTAGAAATTAAGTTACTTGAAAAAATGCCAAAAGAAATAATTAGTAAATTAAAAAGTAAATATATACTTGGTATGTATTTTGGGTCTTTTTATAAGTTAGAAGAAGACTTAACATATATCGATTTTTATTTAGCAGAAGATAATGTTCTAAAAATTGAGAATAGTACTATGCCACGAATTAATTTAAATGGATATAATTTTATTGGAAAAGATTTTGAAATTAAAGAAAATGTTTTAGAAAAATATTATGATTTAATTTTTATTGGGAATGTTTCAAGAAATAAAAACCTTATAAAAGTAATTGATACTATAAATAAATTAATAAAAAAAGATGTTAATATAAAGGTTTTAATAGTAAATCGAAGTCTTTCTGGAGTTTACAATAAAATATTAAAGTATTTTATTTATAGAAAATTAAATAGCATAAATTCTTTAGATAAAAAAAATATTACATATATTGAGATAAATAATCCTAAAGGTTACCAACTATCTAAAAAGTTAATTAAAGACTTAATGTTACAGTCAAAGGGTTTAATTATTGCATCAAAATATGAAGGTGCGGCTAGAGTTGTTGCAGAAGCACAACTGTTAGGTTTAAATATTTTAAGTTATGAAAAAATGAAAGGTGCTACAAATAATCATTTATCTGAGTATGATATTCTTTTTAATGATTTTAATAATTTAGAAAATAAAATTTTAGACTTTATAAATAATTATGATAGTTTTTATTCGAAAAAAGATATAGATTATTCAAAGATTTATTTAGAGAAATATAATAGAATAAAACTTTGTGAAAATATTTCAGAAGTTTGTAATATTAATTCTAGTGTTTTATTAAAGTCTATAGAACATATATCTTTATATAACTCTATTTCTTCTCATTCTGCAATATTGCCAAGAAAATATGTATCTAATCCTCAAAATGATGAAATTTCAGATCATTTAACTATGTATTCACTACTGTGTTACTTAACTTCTAATAAGTCAAAACTTTCATATTTACTTTATTTTAAAAATGTAGATATCTTAAATAAATGTCTAAACCCATTTTTAAAAATACTAAGAAAAATATTATATTAA
- a CDS encoding O-antigen ligase family protein has product MIESGFAINSSYNHYILIPILILFVLIMNGNSFFTNIYLIISFILSLFILILPLSRQNIATFLIVALLLLIRKVNFFKLLILLLAVFLVFLYFYNIDESFIFNFTNSFAGRFEKTITLLENSNSERVKQFYEALRIGIEYPFGIGLGNFHSFQQGLVHTSTESGILQIFAELGFLFFIIFISFLFKLLIDIKSLKKVNYNMYLLLSSYFFGMLFLMNFNEILTNYLFWAFVLFVYLLKTNKICFKEY; this is encoded by the coding sequence ATGATTGAATCAGGGTTTGCAATAAACTCTTCTTATAATCATTATATACTTATTCCAATATTAATACTTTTTGTTTTAATTATGAATGGTAATAGTTTTTTTACGAATATTTACCTTATTATTAGTTTTATTTTGTCTCTATTTATTTTAATATTACCTTTATCTAGACAAAACATTGCAACTTTTTTAATTGTAGCTTTATTACTTCTTATTCGAAAAGTTAATTTTTTTAAGTTATTAATATTACTGTTAGCTGTATTTTTAGTTTTTTTATACTTTTATAATATAGATGAAAGTTTTATTTTTAATTTCACTAATAGTTTTGCAGGAAGGTTTGAAAAAACAATTACCTTATTAGAGAATTCAAATTCTGAAAGAGTAAAACAATTTTATGAGGCACTAAGAATAGGAATAGAATATCCTTTTGGTATAGGGCTAGGAAATTTTCATAGTTTTCAACAAGGTTTAGTACATACATCGACAGAGTCTGGTATATTACAAATTTTCGCAGAGCTAGGTTTTTTATTTTTTATTATATTTATTTCATTTTTATTTAAATTATTAATAGATATTAAAAGTTTGAAAAAAGTAAATTATAATATGTATTTACTTTTGTCTTCTTATTTTTTTGGAATGTTGTTTTTAATGAATTTTAATGAGATATTAACAAATTATTTATTTTGGGCTTTTGTTTTATTTGTTTATTTATTAAAAACTAATAAAATATGTTTTAAGGAGTATTAA
- a CDS encoding acyltransferase, with amino-acid sequence MLNYFFEKSLSLIFNIFRYNYYKKKYKLPKDFRFNGYFIKIYGDGKIQVGDNSYISFFSHITMGKDTKVIIGNNVSIAHNVRIYTISIDTTEYILNKIKKDKIGNVYIGNNVLIGTNVYINPGVKIGDNVVIGANSVVTKNIPSNCIVAGMPAKVVKTYDVKEKNND; translated from the coding sequence ATGTTAAATTATTTTTTTGAAAAATCTCTTAGTTTAATTTTTAACATTTTTAGGTATAACTATTATAAAAAGAAATATAAATTACCAAAAGATTTTAGATTTAATGGCTACTTTATTAAAATTTATGGTGATGGAAAAATACAAGTGGGTGATAATTCGTATATTAGCTTTTTTTCTCATATAACAATGGGAAAAGATACTAAAGTTATTATCGGTAACAATGTTAGCATAGCTCATAATGTTAGAATTTACACTATATCAATTGATACAACTGAATATATTTTAAATAAAATTAAAAAAGATAAAATAGGTAATGTTTATATTGGAAATAATGTGTTGATTGGAACAAATGTTTATATAAATCCAGGAGTAAAGATTGGAGACAATGTAGTTATTGGTGCAAACTCTGTTGTAACTAAAAATATACCGTCAAATTGTATTGTTGCAGGAATGCCTGCAAAAGTAGTGAAAACTTATGATGTTAAGGAAAAAAATAATGATTAA
- a CDS encoding phytanoyl-CoA dioxygenase family protein, translating into MIKKIIKSNKSLFFMALKFKENKLKPREKIEEPLNNYLQTLYKDGVVVIPDFFTEEECKNMIDAYESIDKKYVKYYENDKRIFGIEKISPIHKRLFHDNNDFKKIGEAYLGDDLVLQTTMAAKITTDNNQKFGSGGSWHRDSFSRQFKAIAYLSDVEMSNGPFMYIKGSHTLKNIKKVLFKLRNHKPISSFRYNDDEIKECCKILDSEISYFTAPKGTLILADIRGLHTGMSIEEGHRYAVFNYYIAKSFHQTNNNIEKLANY; encoded by the coding sequence ATGATTAAAAAAATAATTAAAAGTAATAAAAGTCTATTTTTTATGGCTTTAAAATTTAAAGAAAATAAGTTAAAACCTAGAGAAAAGATTGAAGAACCTTTAAATAACTATTTACAAACTTTATATAAAGATGGTGTAGTAGTGATACCTGATTTTTTTACAGAAGAGGAATGTAAAAATATGATAGATGCATATGAATCTATTGATAAGAAATATGTTAAGTATTATGAAAATGATAAAAGAATATTTGGTATTGAGAAAATAAGTCCTATTCATAAAAGATTGTTTCATGATAATAATGATTTTAAAAAAATAGGAGAGGCTTATTTAGGGGATGACTTAGTACTTCAAACTACAATGGCTGCAAAAATAACTACTGATAATAATCAAAAGTTTGGGTCAGGTGGTAGTTGGCATAGAGATAGCTTTTCTAGACAATTTAAAGCAATTGCATATTTAAGTGATGTTGAAATGAGTAATGGACCTTTTATGTATATAAAAGGTTCACACACTTTAAAAAATATTAAAAAAGTTTTATTCAAACTAAGAAATCATAAACCTATTTCTAGTTTTAGGTACAATGATGATGAAATTAAAGAATGTTGTAAAATACTTGATTCTGAAATTAGTTATTTTACAGCTCCTAAAGGTACTTTGATTTTAGCAGATATTAGAGGACTTCATACCGGTATGTCTATAGAAGAAGGTCATAGATATGCAGTTTTTAACTACTATATTGCAAAATCATTTCACCAAACTAATAATAATATTGAAAAATTGGCTAATTATTAA
- a CDS encoding glycosyltransferase family 2 protein, translating to MYTVSIITPSYNSKEVISRTIDSVLSQTYQNWEMIIVDDVSKDNSNEIIKEYTEKDNRIKLINLDKNSGPAVARNKAIAEAKGRYIAFLDADDLWKPKKLEKQISFMTEKDCALSYSSYETMTEEGKLLDKVIMPPSKLSYKDLLKTNYIGCLTAIYDTQKVGKVYMPLIKKRQDYGLWLKILKKTDYAYCIEEPLATYRLMSNSVSSNKFKLLKYNYLLFREYEGFSSIKAFYYLCWNILIKLLKR from the coding sequence ATGTATACTGTTTCAATAATAACTCCATCATATAATTCAAAAGAGGTTATTTCAAGAACAATTGATTCTGTATTGTCTCAAACCTATCAAAATTGGGAAATGATTATAGTTGATGATGTCTCTAAAGATAATTCAAATGAAATTATAAAAGAATATACAGAAAAAGACAATAGAATAAAACTTATTAATTTGGATAAAAATAGTGGTCCAGCAGTAGCAAGAAACAAAGCTATAGCAGAAGCAAAGGGAAGATATATAGCATTTTTAGATGCTGATGATTTGTGGAAACCTAAAAAGTTAGAAAAACAAATAAGTTTTATGACTGAAAAAGACTGTGCTTTGTCTTATAGCTCTTATGAAACTATGACGGAGGAGGGAAAACTTTTAGATAAAGTTATAATGCCTCCTTCTAAACTTTCATATAAAGATTTATTGAAAACAAATTATATTGGATGTCTAACAGCAATATATGATACTCAAAAAGTTGGAAAAGTTTATATGCCTTTGATTAAGAAAAGACAAGATTATGGCCTTTGGTTAAAGATACTTAAAAAAACTGATTATGCTTATTGTATAGAAGAACCACTTGCTACATATAGACTTATGTCAAACTCAGTATCTAGTAATAAGTTTAAGCTTTTAAAATATAACTATTTATTGTTCAGAGAGTATGAAGGTTTTTCTTCTATTAAAGCATTTTATTATCTATGTTGGAATATTTTAATCAAACTTTTAAAGAGATAA